A stretch of the Candidatus Eisenbacteria bacterium genome encodes the following:
- a CDS encoding DUF4345 domain-containing protein — MKLAQILLLLGAIVFIGIGIVFLFAPVQWARVVEIELPTPISRTDLRATYGGFDLGFGVFLALCAFRREWIRPGLAAMGIALAGFAGGRTYGILLDGCPTMLMPSLAILEASGSILAFLVLRKTSKER; from the coding sequence ATGAAGCTCGCCCAGATCCTGCTCCTCCTCGGAGCGATCGTCTTCATCGGCATCGGCATCGTGTTCCTCTTCGCCCCCGTCCAGTGGGCCCGGGTCGTCGAGATCGAGCTCCCCACGCCCATCTCCCGGACGGACCTGCGCGCGACCTACGGCGGGTTCGACCTCGGCTTCGGCGTCTTCCTCGCCCTCTGCGCCTTCCGCCGCGAGTGGATCCGGCCGGGGCTCGCGGCGATGGGGATCGCGCTGGCGGGCTTCGCCGGCGGCCGGACCTATGGGATCCTCCTGGACGGCTGCCCGACGATGCTCATGCCGTCCCTCGCGATTTTGGAAGCGAGCGGTTCGATTCTCGCGTTCCTGGTGCTCCGGAAGACGTCTAAAGAAAGATGA
- a CDS encoding DUF1572 family protein, with translation MSGILQSIIDEYRRYKALAESAIEQVPEADLSTPGPNNTNSIAVICWHVSGNLRSRFTDFLTSDGEKPWRQREEEFAARTVSRAELTAKWNQGWDVLLATLDSLTDADLTKTIRIRNEPFTVHAALHRSLAHTSYHVGQIVTLAHQIRGADWRYLSIPPGGTDAYNANPTHETPAKHAERLRSPNATSGK, from the coding sequence ATGAGCGGCATCCTCCAATCCATCATCGACGAGTACCGCCGCTACAAGGCGCTCGCCGAGTCGGCGATCGAGCAGGTGCCGGAAGCAGATCTCTCCACCCCCGGGCCGAACAACACCAACTCGATCGCCGTGATCTGCTGGCACGTCTCGGGAAACCTCCGCTCGCGCTTCACCGACTTCCTCACGAGCGACGGCGAGAAGCCCTGGCGCCAGCGCGAGGAGGAGTTCGCCGCTCGAACGGTCTCGCGCGCCGAGCTCACGGCCAAATGGAACCAGGGCTGGGACGTCCTGCTCGCGACGCTCGACTCGCTCACGGACGCCGACCTCACGAAGACGATCCGGATCCGGAACGAGCCCTTCACGGTCCACGCGGCGCTCCATCGCTCGCTCGCGCACACGAGCTATCACGTCGGGCAGATCGTGACCCTGGCCCACCAGATCCGTGGCGCCGACTGGCGCTACCTCAGCATTCCGCCGGGCGGGACGGACGCGTACAACGCGAATCCCACGCACGAGACACCAGCCAAGCACGCGGAGCGGCTCCGCTCACCCAACGCAACCTCAGGGAAGTGA